From the genome of Schaalia dentiphila ATCC 17982, one region includes:
- a CDS encoding PfkB family carbohydrate kinase, which produces MDPRLSHAHGALAGLALGDALGMPTQEMSPAQIRAVYGRITGLVDGDASQPYAPGMPAGSVTDDTEQALLVASLLIRGQGSSSGRVSLNAVEFAHALLAWEDSMIERGSLDLLGPSTKAALERVRAGEDPLTVGGEGTTNGAAMRVTPIGIAVSTEDPEAFAEAVWSSCRVTHATRQGFQSAALVAAAVSMGIDAARSPSLDLRGLLWKAVTYVDSLPDRGAWTPDPDVIAATRRAMQLAVNPASSSLECLVKQVGTSVASAHAIPMAFALLARDPSPQALMDAANIGGDTDTIGAIAGAILGAALGVEVLPTDSLSMIEEVSHLGLSTVAGDLLALRDQAIVGRPEDAATDASSDARPEVSHGVASPEAPAPTSSPASPAGRVVLMGQILVDLAVRGEALPSPGGDVWAIDEGMHVGGGFNALVAARRMGVEAVSLSPIGEGPYSSLIQAALAREGIVDLGPRVVGIDNGFCIAFTDRTGERTFISTKGAETMAPASAWADFVRTMHPGDVLYVDGYLMDHPANREAAEAALRALPEGVHVVLDVSPVIGIPGELPSDDVIVSMNRREAQEIVHQRGHASVRNRCDQPYEVAQGVRAVLDRPVLVRAGAEGAYFVRPAGTAPNAGNEDAAHIPTPQVEAIDTNGAGDAHSGTLAASLALGIPLERALLLANCAGALSTTVVGPASCPTREEIEAAADALETSNDEE; this is translated from the coding sequence ATGGATCCTCGTCTTTCTCACGCGCATGGCGCCCTGGCGGGCCTGGCTCTCGGAGACGCGCTGGGCATGCCGACGCAGGAGATGTCACCTGCGCAGATCCGCGCGGTGTACGGGCGCATCACCGGCCTCGTCGACGGCGACGCCTCCCAGCCCTACGCGCCGGGGATGCCGGCGGGGTCGGTCACGGACGACACGGAACAGGCGCTGCTGGTCGCGTCCCTCTTAATACGAGGCCAGGGCTCGTCCTCGGGTCGCGTTTCCCTCAATGCGGTCGAGTTCGCCCACGCCCTGTTGGCCTGGGAGGATTCAATGATCGAGCGCGGGTCACTCGACCTGCTTGGCCCCTCAACGAAGGCGGCACTCGAGCGCGTGCGCGCGGGCGAGGACCCGCTGACCGTAGGCGGCGAGGGCACCACAAACGGCGCGGCGATGCGCGTCACCCCGATCGGTATTGCGGTCTCGACGGAGGATCCGGAGGCCTTCGCCGAGGCCGTGTGGTCGTCGTGCCGGGTCACGCACGCGACGCGACAGGGCTTCCAGTCGGCTGCCCTCGTGGCGGCAGCCGTATCCATGGGTATTGACGCGGCGCGCTCACCTTCCCTGGATCTGAGGGGCCTGCTGTGGAAGGCCGTCACCTACGTCGATTCCCTCCCCGATCGCGGCGCGTGGACCCCAGACCCAGACGTCATCGCCGCGACGCGCAGGGCCATGCAGCTGGCCGTCAACCCCGCCTCATCATCCCTGGAATGCCTCGTCAAACAGGTGGGAACATCCGTGGCCTCGGCGCACGCGATCCCCATGGCCTTCGCGCTGCTCGCGCGAGATCCCTCCCCGCAGGCTCTGATGGATGCCGCCAACATCGGCGGGGACACCGACACGATCGGCGCGATCGCGGGCGCGATCCTGGGCGCGGCCCTCGGCGTCGAGGTTCTCCCCACAGACAGCCTCTCGATGATCGAGGAGGTTTCCCACCTCGGCCTGTCCACCGTCGCCGGAGATCTCCTGGCGCTACGCGATCAGGCGATTGTCGGGCGCCCGGAGGACGCTGCAACGGATGCCTCTTCGGACGCCAGGCCCGAGGTTTCGCACGGCGTCGCGTCTCCGGAGGCGCCAGCCCCCACCTCGTCGCCAGCCTCCCCCGCGGGCCGGGTCGTCCTCATGGGGCAGATCCTCGTGGACCTCGCCGTGCGCGGCGAGGCCCTCCCCTCCCCCGGCGGCGACGTGTGGGCCATCGACGAGGGAATGCACGTGGGCGGCGGCTTCAACGCCCTCGTGGCGGCGCGGCGCATGGGTGTCGAGGCCGTCTCCCTCAGCCCTATCGGCGAGGGCCCCTACTCCTCGCTCATTCAGGCGGCACTCGCGCGCGAGGGGATCGTGGACCTCGGGCCTCGCGTCGTGGGCATTGACAACGGGTTCTGCATCGCGTTCACGGACCGCACGGGCGAGCGCACCTTCATCTCCACAAAGGGTGCCGAGACGATGGCACCCGCGAGCGCATGGGCTGACTTCGTGCGCACGATGCACCCGGGCGACGTGCTCTACGTCGACGGCTACCTCATGGACCATCCCGCGAACCGCGAGGCCGCGGAGGCGGCGCTGCGCGCCCTCCCCGAGGGCGTACACGTCGTCTTGGATGTCTCCCCAGTCATCGGGATCCCGGGAGAGCTGCCCTCCGACGACGTCATCGTGTCGATGAACCGCAGGGAGGCTCAGGAGATCGTTCACCAGAGAGGCCATGCGAGCGTTCGCAACCGATGCGACCAGCCTTACGAAGTGGCTCAAGGGGTGCGCGCTGTGCTGGATCGCCCCGTTCTCGTGCGCGCAGGAGCCGAGGGCGCATACTTTGTGCGCCCCGCCGGGACAGCGCCGAATGCCGGCAATGAGGATGCGGCCCACATCCCGACGCCTCAGGTCGAGGCGATCGATACGAACGGCGCAGGCGACGCACACTCCGGCACCCTGGCAGCCTCCCTCGCCCTGGGTATTCCCCTGGAGCGGGCTCTGCTCCTCGCCAATTGCGCGGGCGCGCTGTCGACGACAGTCGTCGGCCCGGCCTCGTGCCCCACGCGCGAGGAGATCGAGGCCGCGGCGGACGCGCTGGAGACGAGCAACGACGAGGAGTGA
- a CDS encoding multidrug effflux MFS transporter — translation MTNHDTQDRGGIVGGALTVALLITLAVQNAVPPMATDMYSAAFPQITADLATNSTMLGFTLTTFFVGYASGQVLGGAISDQIGRRRPIIAGGIIALVGSMICVFTPNIWVLLVGRVFQGLGGGVASSVARAILVDVAHGKTLARAMSLLQAIVGFAPMLAPVLGAFIITHATWRVVFWALAGFTLLMAALAWFVVPESLPEERRHPGGIPRFFSGLVQVVRIRPFVGFMLTNAFSSFCMFGYISNATYVLQGPLGLSPMAFAWVFAFNALLSTGFALVNVRLISHFTPRTLIITGLTIAATGVVTLAISTFVLDLPLILTCVGFALIMTATAFIFGNSGAQAMSEAREHAGTASSVMGVFQSIANGIAAPLATSGGDSAVPMVLVMIVGSVGAWFAFWVIARGGKHTPRHLSLD, via the coding sequence ATGACGAATCACGACACCCAGGACCGCGGCGGGATCGTCGGCGGGGCGCTCACGGTTGCCCTGCTGATCACGCTGGCCGTACAGAACGCCGTGCCCCCGATGGCGACCGACATGTACTCAGCCGCGTTCCCGCAGATCACGGCGGACCTGGCGACGAACTCGACGATGCTCGGGTTCACGCTCACAACCTTCTTCGTGGGCTACGCGTCCGGCCAGGTCCTGGGCGGCGCCATCTCGGACCAGATCGGCCGCCGCCGCCCCATCATCGCAGGCGGCATCATCGCCCTCGTCGGCTCCATGATCTGCGTGTTCACGCCCAACATCTGGGTACTCCTCGTTGGCCGAGTCTTCCAAGGCCTCGGCGGCGGCGTCGCCTCCTCGGTGGCGCGCGCGATCCTCGTCGACGTCGCGCACGGCAAGACGCTGGCTCGCGCGATGAGCCTCCTCCAGGCGATCGTGGGCTTCGCGCCGATGCTCGCCCCTGTCCTCGGCGCGTTCATCATCACGCACGCGACGTGGAGGGTCGTCTTCTGGGCGCTCGCCGGCTTCACGCTGCTCATGGCGGCCCTCGCGTGGTTCGTCGTGCCCGAGTCCCTGCCCGAGGAGCGCCGCCACCCCGGCGGTATCCCCCGGTTCTTCTCCGGCCTCGTTCAGGTCGTGCGCATCCGCCCCTTCGTGGGCTTCATGCTGACCAACGCCTTCTCGAGCTTCTGCATGTTCGGCTACATCTCGAACGCCACGTACGTGCTGCAGGGACCGCTGGGCCTGTCCCCCATGGCTTTCGCGTGGGTGTTCGCGTTTAATGCGCTGCTGTCGACGGGCTTCGCGCTGGTCAACGTGCGCCTGATCTCGCACTTCACGCCGCGCACGCTCATCATCACGGGCCTCACGATCGCCGCGACCGGCGTGGTGACACTCGCGATCTCGACGTTCGTCCTTGACCTACCGCTGATCCTCACGTGCGTGGGCTTCGCCCTCATCATGACGGCGACCGCGTTCATTTTCGGTAACTCGGGCGCGCAAGCCATGAGTGAGGCGCGCGAGCACGCAGGCACGGCCTCATCCGTCATGGGCGTGTTCCAGTCGATCGCGAACGGCATCGCCGCTCCCCTGGCGACCTCGGGCGGCGACAGCGCCGTGCCGATGGTGCTCGTCATGATCGTCGGCTCGGTGGGCGCGTGGTTCGCGTTCTGGGTGATCGCCCGCGGTGGCAAGCACACGCCTCGCCACCTCAGCCTCGACTGA
- a CDS encoding EamA family transporter produces the protein MNAPAQRPFTDRIPPQLYIVGSGLIQYVGAALAVIAFASVEPASVAWWRVLTGAIVLLAWKRPWRGGLTRSDLAISALFGVIILTMNSSFYESIARIPLGTAVSIEFIGPVAVAVIRGRGWRPRIAAVLAFAGVACIGGLALDLSVPSVRVGVAWILLAALAWSAYIVVGQKASTTRDGVTNLALGCAWGTLFFAPILGPGAMAPLASWKLVAIVVGVGLLSTAIPYTFEALAMRRLAASTFALFAAILPATSALVGAVMLRQIPGVFELIGLVLVSVAVWLASRD, from the coding sequence GTGAACGCGCCCGCGCAGCGCCCCTTCACCGACCGCATCCCGCCCCAGCTCTACATCGTCGGCTCCGGCCTCATCCAGTACGTGGGCGCGGCTCTCGCGGTTATTGCCTTCGCGTCCGTCGAACCCGCCTCCGTCGCCTGGTGGCGCGTCCTGACCGGCGCGATCGTTCTCCTCGCCTGGAAGCGCCCGTGGCGCGGCGGCCTCACGCGCTCCGACCTGGCTATTTCCGCGCTCTTTGGCGTCATCATCCTGACGATGAACTCCTCGTTCTACGAGTCGATCGCGCGGATCCCTCTGGGGACCGCCGTGTCTATCGAGTTCATCGGCCCGGTTGCCGTCGCCGTCATACGAGGCCGTGGCTGGCGGCCGCGCATTGCCGCTGTCCTCGCGTTCGCGGGGGTGGCGTGCATCGGCGGGCTCGCCCTCGACCTCAGCGTGCCGAGCGTGCGCGTAGGCGTCGCCTGGATTCTCCTTGCGGCCCTCGCCTGGTCGGCTTACATCGTCGTCGGGCAGAAGGCCTCGACCACGCGCGACGGGGTCACGAACCTGGCGCTCGGATGCGCGTGGGGCACCCTGTTTTTCGCGCCCATCCTCGGGCCGGGCGCGATGGCACCCCTAGCCTCGTGGAAGCTGGTCGCCATCGTCGTCGGGGTGGGCCTCCTGTCCACCGCGATTCCCTACACCTTCGAGGCGCTCGCGATGCGGCGCCTGGCGGCGTCGACCTTCGCGCTGTTTGCCGCGATCCTGCCGGCCACCTCCGCCCTGGTCGGGGCCGTCATGCTCCGTCAGATTCCCGGCGTCTTCGAGCTGATCGGTCTGGTCCTGGTGTCGGTCGCGGTCTGGCTGGCCTCGCGCGATTAA